A genomic window from Pseudanabaena yagii GIHE-NHR1 includes:
- a CDS encoding tetratricopeptide repeat protein: MNSLLKLRGLLLVSLIGSFLYACEAKVNVSGGTEVKTTAETSATTSKKPSEEAAKHYNSGVEKAKAGDSQGAIAEYKEAIRISPDFAQAYNNSGAEKAKLKDYKGAIADLNEAIHLTPEDGDPHYTRGLAKAQSEDLQGAKVDLEKAAELFKKSGLTEKANAATTVIEKIDKLPK, from the coding sequence ATGAATTCATTATTAAAATTGCGTGGACTGCTATTGGTTTCTCTAATTGGTAGCTTTCTTTATGCTTGCGAAGCTAAGGTAAACGTATCAGGTGGAACTGAGGTTAAGACGACCGCAGAAACTTCAGCTACTACTTCAAAAAAACCTTCTGAAGAAGCTGCGAAACACTACAACAGTGGTGTTGAAAAAGCGAAAGCTGGAGACAGTCAGGGGGCTATCGCTGAGTATAAAGAAGCCATCAGAATTAGTCCAGACTTTGCTCAAGCCTACAACAATAGTGGAGCCGAAAAAGCGAAACTCAAGGATTATAAGGGTGCGATCGCCGATCTCAATGAAGCGATTCATCTTACCCCTGAAGATGGCGATCCTCACTATACTCGCGGATTAGCGAAGGCTCAATCAGAGGATTTACAAGGAGCGAAGGTTGATCTTGAGAAAGCTGCTGAATTATTCAAGAAGAGTGGTTTGACAGAAAAAGCTAATGCTGCAACTACCGTAATTGAGAAAATTGACAAACTTCCTAAGTAA
- a CDS encoding RuBisCO accumulation factor 1 — protein sequence MPTPVPTLPTDSEGLLRLLRHKEGTWVQWGIACQMLQKMGESSLAIFENTGFEPIQQNQIVVASQVYASLQAGNASDIVLAHFEQKGSDILHELRVLNQSERVTMATFALEKNLDVLEAKDVVKALKEASTVANLPEGFTRHPGDAVVLQILKAAQGKIDPQERTRLIARGLRFAHSDKARAAIERLLTDMANPSKKKAPSLPTFRYDGEDDIPRILPVVGTLPLSVAQFQAVPQVTEIAPFGIVHSDSKATWATLPGWFVVHQAEDGVIISCNTDTLQAAISQEVLSAVRDRAEDILILVDRAQRDWDENSYFAIADQDGNLKFAWFDSQPEVEILGKVTLTLRPKRFFDENASQDRWQFEE from the coding sequence ATGCCAACTCCCGTACCAACACTTCCCACTGACTCTGAAGGACTATTAAGACTCTTACGCCATAAGGAAGGAACTTGGGTGCAGTGGGGAATAGCTTGCCAAATGCTTCAAAAAATGGGTGAAAGTTCCCTTGCTATCTTTGAAAATACAGGTTTTGAGCCAATCCAACAAAATCAGATTGTCGTTGCCTCACAGGTTTATGCTAGTTTGCAAGCAGGCAATGCCTCAGATATAGTCCTAGCTCACTTTGAACAAAAAGGCAGTGATATTCTTCATGAGTTGCGCGTACTCAATCAATCGGAACGGGTAACAATGGCAACCTTTGCCCTTGAGAAAAATCTTGATGTATTAGAGGCTAAGGATGTAGTTAAAGCACTAAAGGAAGCTTCGACAGTCGCGAATTTACCAGAGGGATTTACCCGTCATCCGGGGGATGCAGTAGTTTTGCAAATTCTCAAAGCTGCACAGGGCAAAATCGATCCACAGGAACGCACAAGATTGATCGCACGAGGTCTAAGGTTTGCCCATAGTGACAAAGCTCGTGCTGCGATCGAGCGGTTGCTCACTGATATGGCAAATCCCTCTAAAAAGAAAGCTCCAAGTTTACCCACCTTCCGTTACGATGGTGAGGATGATATCCCCCGTATCCTGCCTGTAGTAGGCACACTGCCTCTGTCGGTAGCCCAGTTTCAAGCAGTTCCTCAAGTAACAGAAATAGCTCCTTTTGGCATTGTGCATTCCGATAGTAAGGCTACTTGGGCTACTCTTCCTGGATGGTTTGTGGTACATCAAGCCGAAGATGGCGTGATTATTTCTTGTAATACTGATACCTTGCAAGCTGCCATTTCTCAAGAAGTACTTAGCGCCGTTCGCGATCGCGCTGAGGACATCCTGATATTAGTTGATCGCGCCCAAAGGGATTGGGATGAAAATAGCTATTTTGCGATCGCAGATCAAGATGGCAATCTCAAATTTGCATGGTTTGACTCCCAGCCAGAGGTAGAAATCCTTGGCAAAGTTACTTTAACATTGCGCCCCAAACGCTTCTTTGACGAAAATGCATCTCAAGATCGTTGGCAGTTTGAGGAATAG
- a CDS encoding DUF4912 domain-containing protein translates to MARERPPLEEMTLRQLRKVAAELEISRYSRMRKSQLLADIQTILSAQGTASTQADSSNSETQEIVEASKFNLGSEETEENLESLAAIDKSIGDLPTGYGESRIVLLPRDPQWAYVYWDVPNAHKEELRKQGGQQLALRLYDATDVNLDYQTPNNLQEYNSDELAREWYLPIPISDRDYVAELGYRCADGRWLVLTRSKVVHVPPVFPSEWVEDNFITVPWDQTLKGQTFFTLVPPEKKAAPAPEEVSTTDTSYDEIFNIAREAEIQRISGSLYGSMQHESGIGMAPESISSYIFPSGAGLFAGAAGALSASGINYSGIGMESSYSFFSSEAPIRPRQFWLVADAELIVYGATEPDASVTIGGRPIKLNSDGTFRFHTSFQDGIQDYPIFAVAADGEQNRAIHMKFERQTLERRTNTKEEAIPEWIS, encoded by the coding sequence ATGGCGAGGGAACGTCCTCCCCTAGAAGAAATGACCTTGCGTCAACTTCGTAAAGTAGCAGCAGAGCTAGAAATTTCTCGCTATAGTCGAATGCGAAAATCTCAGCTACTTGCTGATATCCAAACCATTCTTTCCGCTCAAGGCACAGCCTCAACCCAAGCAGATAGCAGTAACTCGGAGACACAAGAAATCGTGGAAGCATCAAAGTTTAATTTGGGTAGTGAAGAAACAGAAGAAAACTTAGAATCACTTGCCGCTATTGATAAGAGCATTGGCGATCTCCCTACTGGTTATGGTGAAAGCCGCATCGTCTTACTACCCCGCGATCCCCAATGGGCTTATGTTTATTGGGATGTACCTAATGCTCACAAGGAAGAGTTGAGAAAGCAAGGTGGACAACAGTTGGCGCTACGTTTGTACGATGCTACTGATGTGAACTTAGACTATCAAACTCCCAATAACTTACAAGAATACAATAGTGACGAACTCGCTCGTGAATGGTATTTACCTATTCCAATTAGCGATCGCGACTATGTTGCTGAACTTGGCTATCGTTGTGCCGATGGTCGTTGGTTAGTCCTCACTCGTTCTAAGGTTGTCCATGTTCCCCCTGTATTCCCTTCGGAATGGGTAGAAGATAACTTCATTACTGTACCTTGGGATCAAACCCTCAAAGGTCAGACCTTCTTCACATTGGTTCCTCCTGAGAAGAAAGCAGCACCTGCTCCCGAAGAAGTATCTACCACCGATACTTCCTACGACGAAATCTTCAACATCGCTCGCGAAGCCGAAATTCAACGTATTTCTGGTTCACTCTATGGCTCGATGCAGCATGAATCTGGAATCGGTATGGCTCCTGAATCCATTAGCTCCTACATCTTCCCATCGGGTGCAGGCTTGTTTGCTGGAGCAGCAGGTGCGCTTAGTGCTAGCGGCATCAACTACTCTGGTATCGGTATGGAGTCTAGCTATAGCTTCTTCTCTAGCGAAGCCCCCATCCGTCCTCGCCAGTTCTGGTTAGTTGCAGATGCGGAGTTGATTGTCTATGGTGCAACCGAGCCTGATGCTTCGGTCACCATTGGCGGTCGTCCCATTAAGCTCAACTCTGATGGTACATTCCGCTTCCACACATCTTTCCAAGATGGTATCCAAGATTATCCTATCTTTGCGGTAGCAGCAGATGGCGAACAAAATCGCGCCATTCACATGAAGTTCGAGCGTCAAACCCTTGAGCGCCGCACCAATACTAAGGAAGAAGCAATTCCTGAATGGATTAGCTAA
- a CDS encoding photosystem II protein Psb27: MKAKYGSLFKSLNKSLEGSLQGLCRSVIAFALAVLVVIGGFTSEANAALFSRKNESLTTKEIQTLVNAGLTGNYVADTTDTIKTLREAINLPENADNRAAVKASARYKINAYVSRYRADRDKNGFYSYTTMLTALNTLAGYYNGTVKRAVPAKVRDRLLQEFDRAEAALAQGR; this comes from the coding sequence ATGAAGGCAAAATACGGGTCTTTATTTAAGTCTTTAAATAAATCTTTAGAAGGTTCTTTACAAGGCTTATGTCGTTCAGTGATCGCATTCGCTTTGGCAGTATTAGTGGTAATCGGTGGTTTCACCTCAGAAGCAAATGCAGCCTTGTTTTCGAGAAAGAACGAAAGCTTGACTACCAAAGAAATTCAGACCCTTGTTAATGCAGGTTTGACTGGCAACTATGTTGCTGATACGACGGACACAATCAAAACTTTGCGGGAAGCAATTAATTTGCCTGAAAATGCTGATAATCGTGCAGCAGTAAAGGCATCGGCTCGATATAAGATTAACGCCTATGTCTCGCGTTATCGTGCCGATCGCGACAAGAATGGGTTTTACTCCTATACAACAATGTTGACAGCTCTAAATACCTTGGCAGGATATTACAATGGCACTGTCAAGCGCGCAGTTCCTGCGAAGGTACGCGATCGCCTGCTCCAAGAGTTTGATCGTGCTGAAGCGGCGCTTGCACAGGGACGTTAG
- a CDS encoding sensor histidine kinase: protein MATGLATIYEALHQDPQTREFVEELHQTDAKEFWHRAIAVLQQFSMQRQFKGILLTHHPYIFPNAAFRQTELQTWVFTTSKSSLFPTGTLPIGNTQVVSLPKSDALNQEWFSLLITDTFSILVVSSTKSHSCIWSFHPHAIQIAIATLLPRIRRTEQQTSLQSKLQQFPPTMPPYQIMARFGAILMAQSSIHQELPIPEIQEVDIIKAITHEVRTPLTTIRMLVRSLKRRKDVSAEVKTRLDRVDAECTEQIERFNLIFEAAQLDSYPIMLEATQLEDILSDGFMRWQEHAGRRQISLEMILPTEIPAISSNALLLSQVLNGLVDRLVRSFPPDSHIQLILTSAGEYLKLQFQSQVTSQSGGDLPLLKAVGQWLMLQPETGTLSLSLPTTKTLLKALGGKLTVRMHSSSAAYDGEILTIFLPFF from the coding sequence TTGGCGACAGGATTGGCAACTATATACGAGGCATTGCACCAAGACCCACAAACCCGTGAGTTTGTCGAAGAGTTGCACCAAACTGACGCAAAGGAATTTTGGCATCGTGCGATCGCTGTACTTCAGCAATTTTCGATGCAGAGGCAGTTTAAGGGGATACTCCTTACGCATCATCCCTACATCTTCCCAAATGCTGCCTTTCGCCAAACTGAGTTACAAACTTGGGTATTTACTACTAGCAAATCTTCATTATTTCCTACAGGCACTTTACCCATTGGCAATACACAGGTGGTATCTCTACCTAAGTCCGATGCTCTTAATCAGGAATGGTTCAGTCTCCTCATCACTGATACTTTTAGTATCTTGGTAGTCTCATCGACTAAAAGTCATAGTTGTATCTGGTCATTCCATCCCCACGCAATTCAGATTGCGATCGCAACTTTATTACCGCGTATTCGGCGTACTGAACAACAGACTTCATTGCAATCCAAATTGCAGCAATTTCCGCCAACAATGCCTCCTTATCAGATCATGGCAAGGTTTGGCGCAATTTTAATGGCGCAGAGTTCCATTCATCAAGAATTACCAATTCCTGAAATTCAAGAAGTCGATATTATCAAAGCCATTACCCATGAGGTGCGGACTCCTCTTACGACGATTAGAATGTTGGTGCGATCGCTTAAACGCCGTAAAGATGTCTCCGCAGAAGTCAAAACTCGCTTAGATCGAGTAGATGCTGAATGTACGGAACAGATTGAAAGATTTAATTTGATTTTTGAGGCGGCGCAGCTAGATAGCTATCCAATTATGCTAGAAGCAACGCAGCTTGAAGATATTCTCAGTGATGGATTTATGCGTTGGCAAGAACATGCGGGAAGACGACAAATATCTTTGGAAATGATTTTACCAACGGAAATTCCCGCCATTTCTAGCAATGCTCTACTTCTATCTCAAGTTCTTAATGGTCTAGTGGATCGCTTAGTACGGAGCTTTCCCCCTGATAGTCATATTCAATTAATTCTTACTAGTGCTGGGGAATATCTCAAATTACAGTTCCAATCGCAGGTGACTAGCCAAAGTGGTGGGGACTTACCTTTGCTCAAAGCGGTGGGGCAATGGCTAATGTTACAACCTGAAACAGGGACGTTAAGTTTGAGCTTACCTACTACCAAGACTTTATTAAAGGCTCTAGGCGGCAAACTCACAGTCAGAATGCATTCCAGTAGTGCTGCCTATGATGGCGAAATTTTGACTATCTTTTTACCATTTTTTTAA
- the lpdA gene encoding dihydrolipoyl dehydrogenase produces the protein MSDKFDYDLIIIGAGVGGHGAALHAVACGLKTAIVEDGVMGGTCVNRGCIPSKALLAASGRVREMRAKSHLKALGIDVGEVNFDRGAIASHADNLVLKLRGDLTNSLKRLGVDILEGRGRVAGVQKVSVGSKTYTAKDIILATGSEPFVPRGIEIDGKTVYTSDQAVRLETLPQWVAIIGSGYIGLEFADVYTALGSEVTMIEALDILMPGFDPDIAKIAERVLLKPRDIETRTGVFATKITAGAPVKIELTDAKTKKVVEVLEVDACLVATGRIPLTKDLGLENVGIAPNQRGFIDVDDTMATSVPHLWAIGDATGKMMLAHAASAQGIVAVENMCGRATTVDYQSIPAAAFTHPEVSFVGLTEPQAKEKGAAEGFKVATAKSYFKGNSKAIAEGETEGLAKIVYREDTGELLGVHIIGIHASDLIHEASAAIRDRQTVQKLATVVHAHPTLSEVLDEAYKRAAHI, from the coding sequence GTGTCGGACAAATTTGATTACGATTTGATCATTATTGGTGCTGGCGTTGGCGGACATGGCGCAGCCCTCCATGCCGTTGCCTGTGGCTTAAAAACGGCGATCGTCGAAGATGGCGTAATGGGCGGAACCTGCGTTAATCGTGGTTGCATCCCCTCCAAGGCATTACTAGCCGCTTCGGGACGGGTGCGCGAAATGCGAGCAAAGTCTCACCTAAAGGCATTAGGCATTGATGTCGGTGAAGTAAATTTCGATCGCGGGGCGATCGCTAGTCATGCCGATAACTTAGTACTGAAATTGCGCGGCGACTTGACCAATAGCCTCAAACGATTAGGCGTAGATATTTTGGAAGGTCGTGGTCGTGTGGCTGGCGTGCAGAAAGTTAGTGTTGGCAGTAAGACTTACACCGCAAAAGACATTATTCTTGCTACTGGTTCCGAGCCATTTGTCCCTCGCGGTATTGAAATCGACGGCAAAACCGTCTACACCAGCGATCAGGCTGTACGTCTAGAAACCTTACCCCAATGGGTCGCAATTATTGGTAGCGGTTACATCGGTCTAGAATTTGCTGATGTTTACACAGCGCTAGGTTCAGAAGTAACGATGATCGAAGCGTTAGATATTTTGATGCCAGGGTTTGATCCTGATATTGCCAAGATCGCGGAGCGTGTACTTCTCAAACCTCGCGATATCGAAACGAGAACTGGTGTATTCGCTACCAAGATTACGGCTGGTGCTCCCGTCAAGATTGAACTTACCGATGCCAAAACGAAGAAGGTAGTAGAAGTTCTGGAAGTGGATGCTTGTTTGGTTGCCACAGGAAGGATTCCACTTACGAAGGATCTTGGTTTAGAAAACGTAGGTATTGCGCCTAATCAGCGTGGATTCATTGATGTGGATGACACGATGGCAACTTCCGTTCCTCATCTTTGGGCGATCGGGGATGCAACAGGCAAGATGATGTTGGCTCACGCAGCTTCGGCGCAGGGTATTGTCGCTGTGGAAAATATGTGCGGTCGTGCTACCACCGTCGATTATCAAAGCATCCCTGCGGCAGCATTCACCCATCCTGAAGTTAGCTTTGTCGGTTTGACGGAACCACAGGCTAAGGAAAAAGGTGCAGCAGAAGGCTTTAAAGTAGCTACAGCCAAGTCTTACTTTAAGGGCAATTCCAAAGCGATCGCTGAAGGAGAAACTGAAGGCTTAGCCAAGATTGTTTATCGTGAAGATACAGGCGAACTCTTGGGCGTACATATCATCGGTATCCATGCTTCGGACTTGATTCATGAGGCATCGGCAGCAATACGCGATCGCCAAACGGTGCAGAAGTTAGCAACTGTGGTTCACGCGCACCCAACGCTCAGCGAAGTCTTGGATGAAGCTTACAAACGCGCCGCCCATATCTAA
- a CDS encoding Uma2 family endonuclease: MTLAIAQVQHQPVSLDEFIARYGGDNRYELIDGEIFDLEPTGQHEEVAALITAKICVQIDQLGLPWFVLQRGLFRPSSASMTAFRPDVMVIDRTEVAKEPLWQEQSIITRGSSIKFVAEVVSGNWQNDYARKVEDYAALGIPEYWIADYLGLGGIRHIGKPKQPTLSICTLVDGEYEINLFRGNDAIASPTFPNLNLTAEQVLNARM; this comes from the coding sequence ATGACCCTTGCGATCGCACAAGTACAGCATCAACCTGTCAGCCTAGATGAGTTTATTGCCCGTTATGGTGGTGATAATCGCTATGAATTGATTGATGGAGAGATATTCGACTTGGAACCAACGGGGCAGCATGAGGAAGTTGCGGCTTTGATCACGGCAAAAATCTGTGTGCAGATCGATCAATTAGGTTTGCCTTGGTTTGTGTTGCAAAGAGGATTATTTCGTCCCTCTAGTGCGAGTATGACGGCTTTTCGTCCTGATGTGATGGTTATAGATCGAACGGAAGTTGCAAAAGAACCGCTCTGGCAAGAACAATCGATCATTACAAGGGGTAGCTCAATTAAGTTTGTCGCGGAAGTTGTGAGTGGTAATTGGCAAAATGATTATGCGCGTAAGGTTGAGGATTATGCGGCTTTAGGTATTCCTGAATATTGGATTGCTGATTATTTAGGTTTGGGTGGGATTCGACATATCGGCAAACCAAAACAACCTACTCTTTCGATCTGTACTTTGGTAGATGGAGAGTATGAAATTAATTTGTTTCGCGGTAATGATGCGATCGCTTCGCCCACATTTCCAAATTTGAACTTAACTGCTGAGCAAGTTTTGAATGCTAGGATGTGA